The genome window CTTCGGGAATCAGGTAGTTCAGCACCACGCCGAACAACAGCGAGCCCGTCATCACCAGTACCGTCATCCATGGCACGCCGTTATTGGACACATCAGCAAAACCCGCCGGCGCCTGGCCCTGCCTGGCCATCCCGTAGAGCATGCGGCCAGCGCCGAAGATATCGCTATTGATCGCCGACACCGCCGCCGAAATCACCACGATATTCAGGATGGTCGCCGCCGACGCAATGCCCAGGCTATCGAAGATCTGCACAAAGGGGCTGCCTTTGCTGCCGATCTGCGTCCAGGGAAAAATCGACATCAGCACAAACAGCGTCAGCACATAGAACAACAGAATTCGCAGCGGTACGGCATTGATGGCGCGCGGAATGGTGCGGCTGGGGTCCTTGGCTTCACCGGCGGTAATGCCGATGATCTCGATGCCGCCAAAGGCGAACACAACCACCGCCAACGACGCCACCAGCCCGCCGACTCCGTTCGGCATGAAACCGCCGTGCTCCCACAGGTTTTGCACACCCGTGGCGGCGCTGTCCACATTCAAGCCGAATCCGAACAGCATGATGCCCAGTCCGCCCACGATCATCGCCACAATGGCACCGACCTTCAAGAGGGACAACCAGAATTCCAGTTCACCAAACACCTTGACGGAACACAGGTTGATGGCGCCGATGAAAAACACGATCGACAGCACCCAAATCCATCGCGGCACATCGGGGAACCAGAATCCCATATACAAGCCGAACGCCGTGATGTCGGTCAGACACACGATGATCATCTCAAAGGCGTAAGTCCAACCCGTCAGGAATCCCGCTACGGGCCCCAGGTAGCTGGTCGCGTATTGCCCGAACGAGCCTGACACGGGGTTGTGAACCGCCATCTCTCCCAGTGCGCGCATGACCATGTACACGGCCGCGCCGGCGACCAGGTAGGCGATCAACACAGACGGGCCGGCCTCTTGAATGGCCTTGGCCGAACCATAAAACAGCCCCGTTCCAATGGCTGACCCCAAAGCCATGAAACGAATGTGCCGCGCGTTAAGTCCTCTTTTCAGATCCTGCGTACTTGTTGGCATCACTATGTCTCCGCACCAATTTATGTTCAAGCAGCAATAATCCCCGTGCGCGCGCCCTCTGCGAGACGCTCACGCACGGAGTCGAAGAGGGAAAGTGTTCAGTGCAGCATCAACACATTCCCAGTTAATCAAAGGCTGGGAAGCAGCCCCGGCGGCACCAGGTCCGTCAGCCCACGCAAAGCGAGCAATTGGCTGGCCGCGACGATGTCCGGTGAAAAGAATCGGTCGCGTTCGTAGTGAGCGACTTTTTCGCGCAGCAACGCGCGCGCGCGCTCCAACTTGGGCGAGGTCTTCAGGCCTTTGCGGAAATCCAGACCCTGGCAGGCGCCCAGCCATTCAATCGCCAGGATGTCGCGCACGTTCTCGGCCATGGGCCAAAGCCGCTTGCCGGCGTTGGGCGCCATCGATACGTGGTCTTCCTGGTTGGCCGACGTAGGCAGGCTGTCGACACTGGCAGGATGCGACAGGGCCTTGTTGTCGCTGGCCAAAGCGGCTGCCGTCACCTGAGCAATCATGAATCCCGAGTTCACACCGCCATTGCTGACCAGAAACGGCGGCAATTGCGACATGTGTTTATCCATCATCAGCGAGATGCGGCGTTCCGACAGCGCGCCGATCTCGGCGATGGCCAGCGCCAGGTTGTCGGCCACCAGCGCCACGGGCTCTGCATGGAAGTTCCCGCCCGAGATCACGTCGCCCGCGTCCGCGAACACCAGCGGGTTATCCGACACCGCGTTGGACTCGACTTCAAGCACCTGCGCCACATGGCGGATCTGCGTCAGGCAGGCGCCCATCACCTGGGGCTGGCAACGCAAAGAATAGGGATCTTGCACCTTGTCGCAGTCCGCGTGTGAATGGCCGACCTCGCTGTCATCGGTCAGCAGTCCGCGGTAGACGGCGGCCACGTCGATCTGGCCCTGCTGGCCTCGCGCCGCATGGATGCGCGCGTCGAACGGCGCGCGTGATCCCAGCATGGCTTCCACGCTAAGGCTGCCGCACACCAGCGCCGCGGCCATCAGGTCCTCGGCTTCAAACAAGCCGCGCAACGCATACGCTGTGGACA of Achromobacter seleniivolatilans contains these proteins:
- a CDS encoding amino acid permease, encoding MPTSTQDLKRGLNARHIRFMALGSAIGTGLFYGSAKAIQEAGPSVLIAYLVAGAAVYMVMRALGEMAVHNPVSGSFGQYATSYLGPVAGFLTGWTYAFEMIIVCLTDITAFGLYMGFWFPDVPRWIWVLSIVFFIGAINLCSVKVFGELEFWLSLLKVGAIVAMIVGGLGIMLFGFGLNVDSAATGVQNLWEHGGFMPNGVGGLVASLAVVVFAFGGIEIIGITAGEAKDPSRTIPRAINAVPLRILLFYVLTLFVLMSIFPWTQIGSKGSPFVQIFDSLGIASAATILNIVVISAAVSAINSDIFGAGRMLYGMARQGQAPAGFADVSNNGVPWMTVLVMTGSLLFGVVLNYLIPEDVFVLIASIATFATVWVWLMILLSQVAMRRKMSQEEVAGLQFRVPFWPVGPIAAIVFMVFVIGVLGYFPKTQMALVVGSVWIALLCVAYWLWVRPRTPGGGKLVPVAHGAD
- the hutH gene encoding histidine ammonia-lyase, with product MELHLKPGHMTLADLRRVYQQPLRLTLDPAAAGPIEASVACVERIIAEGRTAYGINTGFGLLASTKIAREDLEALQSSLVLSHAAGVGEPLDDTMVRLIMVLKINSLARGYSGIRRRVIDALITLVNAEVYPHIPLKGSVGASGDLAPLAHMSLLLLGESKARYQGEWLPAKEALAKAGLQPLTLAAKEGLALLNGTQVSTAYALRGLFEAEDLMAAALVCGSLSVEAMLGSRAPFDARIHAARGQQGQIDVAAVYRGLLTDDSEVGHSHADCDKVQDPYSLRCQPQVMGACLTQIRHVAQVLEVESNAVSDNPLVFADAGDVISGGNFHAEPVALVADNLALAIAEIGALSERRISLMMDKHMSQLPPFLVSNGGVNSGFMIAQVTAAALASDNKALSHPASVDSLPTSANQEDHVSMAPNAGKRLWPMAENVRDILAIEWLGACQGLDFRKGLKTSPKLERARALLREKVAHYERDRFFSPDIVAASQLLALRGLTDLVPPGLLPSL